A DNA window from Solirubrobacterales bacterium contains the following coding sequences:
- a CDS encoding DHA2 family efflux MFS transporter permease subunit: MVSLMVVLASFMSILDTTVVNVAIAAIAADFGSPLNTIQWTITGYTLALALVIPLTGWAADRFGTKRLYLATLSIFLLGSALSGLAWSAESLIAFRVLQGIGGGMLMPAGMTILTHAAGPERVGRVISVLGIPILLGPILGPVLGGWLVESFSWRWVFFINLPIGLVALMMSWRYLEFDRPQPHAPLDWLGFALLIPGLAAVIFGIAQINAIAGVTVASPRVLIPVAVGFAALWLFTRHSLRATHALIDLRLFKDRIFGACTGTLFLGLIAVFGGLLLLPLYLQTVRGESPSSTGLLLAPQGLGAVIALPIAGWLADRVPIGRIVPVGLGLIALSFWALTDLTPTTGYFYFAASVFVMGAGMGVTMVPMFSGAMRTLTKPQVARASTSINIVQQSGAAIGTVVLSIVLSQLLADSPIPGLSATAALDSLSPIKTAAVSDAYATAFGWVAAMTVVAMVAAMIFLPFRRLPEVPETEQD; this comes from the coding sequence ATGGTCTCGCTGATGGTCGTCCTCGCTTCGTTTATGTCGATCCTCGACACTACGGTTGTGAACGTCGCGATCGCTGCGATCGCTGCGGATTTCGGTAGCCCGCTGAATACGATCCAGTGGACGATCACCGGCTATACGCTGGCTCTCGCGCTGGTGATTCCTTTGACGGGCTGGGCCGCCGACCGCTTTGGCACCAAACGCCTTTATCTGGCCACGCTCTCGATCTTTCTGCTCGGATCGGCGCTCTCTGGTCTGGCGTGGAGCGCTGAGTCACTGATCGCCTTCCGCGTGCTTCAAGGAATCGGTGGCGGCATGCTGATGCCAGCCGGAATGACGATCCTCACCCACGCCGCAGGCCCGGAACGCGTGGGTCGCGTGATATCAGTGCTCGGAATCCCGATTCTGCTCGGACCGATCCTCGGTCCGGTGCTCGGCGGTTGGCTCGTCGAGAGCTTCTCCTGGCGCTGGGTGTTTTTCATCAACCTCCCGATCGGGCTCGTGGCTTTGATGATGTCCTGGCGCTACCTGGAGTTCGACAGGCCTCAACCGCATGCTCCGCTGGACTGGTTGGGATTCGCACTCCTGATCCCGGGACTTGCGGCGGTGATCTTCGGAATCGCCCAGATCAACGCAATCGCGGGAGTCACCGTCGCATCGCCGCGGGTGCTGATCCCGGTGGCCGTCGGCTTCGCCGCGCTCTGGCTGTTCACACGCCACTCGCTCCGCGCAACGCATGCGTTGATCGACCTGCGGCTGTTCAAGGACCGAATCTTCGGGGCCTGCACGGGTACCCTGTTTCTCGGTCTGATTGCTGTGTTCGGCGGATTGCTGCTTCTGCCGCTGTATCTGCAGACGGTCCGCGGCGAGTCGCCGTCGAGCACAGGACTGTTGCTCGCACCTCAGGGATTGGGCGCGGTGATCGCGCTACCGATCGCAGGTTGGCTGGCAGATCGGGTGCCGATCGGTCGGATCGTGCCGGTCGGTCTCGGGCTGATCGCCCTGTCGTTCTGGGCATTGACCGACCTCACCCCTACGACTGGATACTTCTACTTCGCGGCGAGCGTCTTCGTGATGGGTGCCGGCATGGGCGTGACGATGGTGCCGATGTTCTCGGGCGCCATGCGCACGCTGACAAAGCCTCAGGTCGCGCGCGCGAGCACCTCGATCAACATCGTCCAGCAGTCGGGCGCCGCGATCGGCACCGTTGTGCTGAGCATCGTGCTCTCTCAGCTTCTCGCCGACTCGCCGATCCCCGGGCTTTCAGCCACGGCAGCGCTTGATTCACTCTCACCGATCAAGACTGCCGCTGTCTCGGATGCCTACGCGACCGCCTTCGGCTGGGTCGCCGCGATGACCGTCGTGGCGATGGTCGCGGCGATGATCTTTCTGCCGTTTCGGCGCCTTCCCGAGGTCCCCGAGACCGAGCAGGACTAA